The Lentzea guizhouensis genome contains a region encoding:
- a CDS encoding TetR/AcrR family transcriptional regulator yields MPMPAAGTSTKSDERRRAVLAAAIDCFAHKGFYGTTTHEIADRVGISQPYLYRLYPNKQALFAAAVDQVSAVMTETLVAHAPEGDETALAAARNAYAALVADRTVLRFLMHANCAAEEPLVGEAVRRCYAKQVGTVRELLGDDDAVRHWFGAGMLDNVVAVLGLADLDEPWARVLSAR; encoded by the coding sequence ATGCCCATGCCCGCCGCCGGCACCAGCACGAAGAGCGACGAACGCCGCCGGGCCGTCCTGGCCGCCGCGATCGACTGCTTCGCGCACAAGGGTTTCTACGGCACCACGACGCACGAGATCGCCGACCGGGTCGGCATCTCCCAGCCGTACCTCTACCGCCTGTACCCGAACAAGCAGGCCCTGTTCGCGGCGGCGGTCGACCAGGTGTCCGCCGTGATGACCGAGACGCTGGTCGCGCACGCGCCGGAAGGTGACGAGACGGCGTTGGCGGCGGCCAGGAACGCCTACGCCGCGCTCGTGGCGGACCGGACGGTCCTGCGGTTCCTCATGCACGCGAACTGCGCCGCCGAGGAGCCGCTGGTGGGCGAGGCCGTCCGCCGGTGCTACGCCAAGCAGGTCGGCACCGTGCGGGAACTGCTGGGCGACGACGACGCCGTGCGGCACTGGTTCGGTGCCGGGATGCTCGACAACGTCGTCGCCGTGCTGGGCCTGGCCGACCTCGACGAACCGTGGGCGCGGGTCCTCAGCGCCCGCTGA
- a CDS encoding helix-turn-helix transcriptional regulator, with product MLGEFLKAHRARVNPEDAGLPSHTQRKVKGLRREEVAVLAGVSADYYARLEQGRETNPSAQVLDALSRALRLDTDARAHLHRLAGVVADEGHTTDQVSAELRQLISGMHDMPAFVMNSYLDMLASNALADALYEPFTPADNAARMTFLDPAAASFYPRWNWVAQSTVAHLRQTADPKSARLRQMVAELSRHPVFEELWEHHEVRGKTQDAKEFVHPAVGRLKLTYHSFDVREAPGQFLVVYQAEPGPDADALKLLATSRATRAAASPGTTPVPLWLTGTARSRP from the coding sequence GTGCTCGGCGAGTTCCTGAAAGCCCACCGCGCCCGCGTCAACCCGGAGGACGCGGGCCTGCCCTCGCACACCCAGCGCAAGGTCAAGGGCCTGCGCAGGGAGGAGGTGGCCGTGCTGGCCGGCGTCAGCGCCGACTACTACGCCCGCCTGGAGCAGGGCCGCGAGACCAACCCGTCCGCCCAGGTCCTCGACGCGCTGAGCCGCGCGCTGCGACTGGACACCGACGCCCGCGCGCACCTGCACCGCCTGGCCGGCGTCGTCGCGGACGAGGGCCACACGACCGACCAGGTGAGCGCCGAGCTGCGGCAGCTCATCAGCGGCATGCACGACATGCCGGCGTTCGTGATGAACTCCTACCTCGACATGCTCGCCTCGAACGCACTGGCCGACGCCCTGTACGAGCCGTTCACGCCCGCCGACAACGCGGCCAGGATGACGTTCCTCGACCCGGCCGCCGCGAGCTTCTACCCGCGCTGGAACTGGGTCGCCCAGAGCACCGTCGCGCACCTGCGGCAGACCGCCGACCCGAAGTCCGCGCGGCTGCGGCAGATGGTCGCGGAGCTCAGCCGGCACCCGGTGTTCGAGGAGCTCTGGGAACACCACGAGGTGCGCGGGAAGACCCAGGACGCCAAGGAGTTCGTGCACCCCGCCGTCGGCCGGCTCAAGCTGACCTACCACTCGTTCGACGTCCGCGAGGCGCCCGGCCAGTTCCTGGTGGTCTACCAGGCCGAACCGGGCCCGGACGCGGACGCGCTGAAGCTGCTCGCGACTAGTCGGGCCACACGGGCTGCCGCTTCTCCAGGAACGACGCCCGTCCCTCTTTGGCTGACGGGGACTGCGAGGTCTCGGCCATGA
- a CDS encoding DJ-1/PfpI family protein has translation MRAQVVLFDGFDPLDAIGPYETLGAGGLQVELVTAEGPRDVPSGLAFSLRATARLDPLAAGLLVVPGAAGHDEDGVVALLGNAAETLKTPLRQALENNDLTVTTVCGGSLLLAMAGLITGRTATTNHLGLHALEAMGVNAVRTRIVDDGDLVTAAGVTSGVDLGLYLVEREVGARKAVEVETLFAHERRGTVWSAA, from the coding sequence GTGAGAGCGCAAGTGGTGTTGTTCGACGGCTTCGACCCGTTGGACGCGATCGGCCCGTACGAGACCCTCGGCGCCGGCGGCCTGCAGGTCGAGCTGGTGACCGCGGAGGGCCCGCGGGACGTGCCGAGCGGCCTGGCCTTCTCCCTGCGGGCGACCGCCCGGCTGGACCCGCTCGCCGCCGGCCTGCTCGTCGTCCCCGGAGCCGCCGGCCACGACGAGGACGGGGTCGTCGCGCTGCTGGGCAATGCCGCCGAAACCCTGAAGACGCCGCTGCGGCAGGCGTTGGAGAACAACGACCTGACCGTCACCACGGTGTGCGGCGGCTCGCTGCTGCTCGCGATGGCCGGCCTGATCACCGGCCGCACCGCGACCACCAACCACCTCGGCCTGCACGCGCTGGAGGCGATGGGCGTCAACGCCGTCCGCACCCGCATCGTCGACGACGGCGACCTGGTCACCGCCGCCGGTGTCACCTCGGGCGTCGACCTCGGCCTCTACCTGGTCGAGCGCGAGGTCGGCGCGCGGAAGGCGGTCGAGGTGGAGACCCTCTTCGCCCACGAGCGCCGCGGCACGGTGTGGAGCGCGGCATGA
- a CDS encoding NUDIX domain-containing protein, with protein sequence MESLGTREVYANPWMTVREDEIRRADGTKGIYGVVDKPDFALVIPLDGERVRLVEQYRYPLGMRRWEFPQGTAPDRADTDPLALAARELREETGLRAGKLIELGLIDVAPGMSSQRGRVFLATDLVEGFHEREHEEQDMRSAWFARADFEAMIAKAEVTDAQSIAAYTLLLLHEHAQP encoded by the coding sequence GTGGAAAGCCTCGGCACCCGTGAGGTGTACGCAAACCCGTGGATGACCGTTCGCGAGGACGAGATCCGGCGCGCGGACGGCACAAAAGGCATCTACGGCGTGGTCGACAAGCCCGACTTCGCGCTGGTCATCCCCCTCGACGGCGAACGCGTGCGGCTCGTCGAGCAGTACCGCTACCCGCTCGGCATGCGGCGCTGGGAGTTCCCGCAGGGCACCGCGCCCGACCGCGCGGACACCGACCCGCTCGCCCTCGCCGCGCGCGAGCTGCGGGAGGAGACGGGGCTGCGGGCGGGCAAGCTGATCGAGCTCGGGCTGATCGACGTCGCACCGGGCATGTCGTCGCAGCGCGGGCGGGTGTTCCTCGCGACCGACCTCGTCGAGGGCTTCCACGAGCGGGAGCACGAGGAGCAGGACATGCGCTCGGCGTGGTTCGCGCGCGCCGACTTCGAGGCGATGATCGCGAAGGCGGAGGTCACCGACGCGCAGTCGATCGCCGCGTACACGCTGCTGCTCCTGCACGAGCACGCCCAGCCCTAG
- a CDS encoding nuclear transport factor 2 family protein translates to MTADRTAAQHAVAEHLRLTAAGRTEEWVTLFAPDAVLEFPYAPQGVPRRVAGRDALLAHMRGFPETFDVEFVDLVFHETVEQTLAIAEFRSTGTAVATGKPYEQTCISVVRTGDDGLITHYLDYWNPLVAIEALTPDLGAETAKAVVD, encoded by the coding sequence ATGACCGCCGACCGCACCGCGGCCCAGCACGCCGTTGCCGAGCACCTGCGGCTCACCGCCGCCGGGCGCACGGAGGAATGGGTGACGCTGTTCGCCCCGGACGCGGTGCTCGAGTTCCCGTACGCGCCGCAGGGCGTGCCCCGGCGGGTGGCCGGCCGGGACGCACTGCTCGCACACATGCGCGGCTTCCCGGAGACCTTCGACGTCGAGTTCGTCGACCTGGTGTTCCACGAGACGGTCGAGCAGACCCTCGCGATCGCCGAGTTCCGCTCGACCGGCACGGCGGTCGCGACCGGCAAGCCGTACGAGCAGACGTGCATCTCCGTCGTGCGGACCGGCGACGACGGCCTCATCACCCACTACCTCGACTACTGGAACCCGTTGGTGGCGATCGAGGCGCTCACCCCCGACCTCGGCGCGGAGACCGCGAAAGCCGTGGTTGACTGA
- a CDS encoding SDR family oxidoreductase, with protein MSKVVVISGASSGIGEATARVLAKAGHQVFLGARRVDRLAALAEETGGGYQELDVTSRASFQSFVDAAVERYGRVDVLVNNAGVMPLSLMDSLKVDEWDRMVDVNIKGVLNGIAAVLPRFTGGGHVVNVASIGAHMVMPTAAVYCATKYAVWALSEGLRQERDDLRVTVISPGVTESELADTITEQHAADLMRDFRAGALPASAIGEAIAYAVSQPAEVDVNEIVVRPVTQR; from the coding sequence ATGAGCAAAGTTGTGGTGATCAGTGGAGCGTCCAGCGGCATCGGCGAGGCCACGGCCCGCGTCCTGGCCAAGGCGGGGCACCAGGTGTTCCTGGGCGCCCGGCGGGTGGACCGGCTGGCGGCGCTGGCCGAGGAGACCGGTGGCGGGTACCAGGAGCTGGACGTGACCTCGCGCGCGTCGTTCCAGTCCTTTGTGGACGCGGCGGTCGAGAGGTACGGGCGGGTCGACGTGCTGGTGAACAACGCGGGCGTGATGCCGTTGTCGCTCATGGACTCGCTGAAGGTCGACGAGTGGGACCGGATGGTCGACGTCAACATCAAGGGCGTGCTGAACGGGATCGCGGCCGTGCTGCCGCGGTTCACCGGCGGCGGCCACGTCGTGAACGTGGCCTCGATCGGCGCGCACATGGTCATGCCCACCGCCGCCGTGTACTGCGCGACCAAGTACGCGGTGTGGGCGCTGTCCGAGGGCCTGCGGCAGGAGCGCGACGACCTGCGGGTCACCGTGATCTCGCCCGGTGTCACGGAGTCCGAGCTGGCGGACACCATCACCGAGCAGCACGCGGCGGACCTGATGCGGGACTTCCGCGCGGGTGCGCTGCCCGCGTCGGCGATCGGGGAGGCCATCGCCTACGCCGTCTCGCAGCCCGCGGAGGTCGACGTGAACGAGATCGTGGTGCGGCCGGTGACCCAGCGGTAG
- the nucS gene encoding endonuclease NucS has translation MRLVIARCQVDYVGRLTAHLPMAQRLLLIKADGSVSIHSDDRAYKPLNWMSPPCWLIEDPDIWTVQNKAGEKLIITLDEVLHDSKHELGPEPGLQKDGVEADLQKLLAEHVTTLGEGYSLVRREFPTAIGPVDLMCRDGAGASVAVEIKRRGDIDGVEQLTRYLELLNRDPLLAPVRGVFAAQQIKPQARVLAEDRGIRCVVLDYDALRGIEPDEFRLF, from the coding sequence GTGCGTCTCGTCATCGCTCGCTGCCAGGTCGACTACGTCGGACGACTGACCGCCCATCTGCCGATGGCCCAGCGACTGCTGCTCATCAAGGCCGACGGCTCCGTGTCGATCCACTCCGACGACCGCGCGTACAAGCCGTTGAACTGGATGAGCCCGCCCTGCTGGCTGATCGAGGACCCGGACATCTGGACGGTGCAGAACAAGGCGGGGGAGAAGCTGATCATCACCCTCGACGAGGTGCTGCACGACTCCAAGCACGAGCTCGGCCCGGAACCCGGCCTGCAGAAGGACGGCGTCGAAGCCGACCTGCAGAAGCTGCTCGCCGAGCACGTGACCACCCTCGGCGAGGGCTACTCGCTGGTGCGCCGCGAGTTCCCGACCGCCATCGGCCCGGTGGACCTGATGTGCCGCGACGGCGCCGGCGCGTCCGTGGCCGTGGAGATCAAGCGCCGGGGCGACATCGACGGCGTCGAGCAGCTGACCAGGTACCTGGAGCTGCTCAACCGCGACCCGCTGCTCGCGCCCGTGCGGGGCGTGTTCGCGGCGCAGCAGATCAAGCCGCAGGCGCGGGTTTTGGCCGAGGACCGCGGGATCCGGTGCGTGGTGCTGGACTACGACGCGTTGCGGGGGATCGAGCCGGACGAGTTCCGGCTGTTTTGA
- a CDS encoding sodium:solute symporter family protein produces MSVMAEADLRLDAGPIDYALLVIYFIVVLGIGLMARRSVSSSLDFLLSGRSLPAWVTGLAFISANLGALELMGMTANGAQYGMATVHYYWIGAIPAMVFLGLVMMPFYYGSKVRSVPEFMRRRFGKPAHLVNAISFAVAQILIAGINLFALAVIIDALLGWPLPVSIVVAAMVVLAYTTLGGLSAAIYNEVLQFFVIVAALAPITILGLIKVGGWQGLVDKVTDQEQLSAWPATELTGINSPVWSVVGLVFGLGFVLSFGYWTTNFAEVQRAMSAKSMSAAKRTPIIGAYPKALIPAVIIIPGIIAAVVVPEMAQLKAGDTSSGVGYNNVLPLLMRDLLPNGILGIAITGLLASFMAGVAANVSSFNTVFTYDLWQDYIKKDRPDEYYLRIGRLATVGACVLAIGTAFIAAALGGSNIMDYIQALFSFFNAPLFATFILGMFWKRMTPTAGWVGLLAGTFTAIFIYVISEPSFGIELLELPGQGASFLGAGLAFVVDIVVSVAVSLVTRPKPDSELAGLVYSLTPKEDRAHSTTGEDAGWYRSPALLGGGVLALTTVLYIVFG; encoded by the coding sequence GTGTCGGTGATGGCCGAGGCGGACCTGCGGCTCGATGCGGGACCGATCGACTACGCGTTGCTCGTCATCTACTTCATCGTGGTGCTCGGCATCGGCCTGATGGCACGGCGATCCGTCTCCTCCAGCCTCGACTTCCTGCTGTCCGGGCGGTCGTTGCCGGCGTGGGTCACGGGGCTCGCGTTCATCAGCGCGAACCTCGGTGCGCTCGAGCTGATGGGCATGACCGCGAACGGCGCGCAGTACGGCATGGCGACCGTGCACTACTACTGGATCGGTGCCATCCCGGCGATGGTGTTCCTCGGTCTGGTGATGATGCCGTTCTACTACGGCTCGAAGGTGCGCAGCGTTCCGGAGTTCATGCGCCGGCGGTTCGGCAAGCCGGCGCACCTCGTCAACGCGATCAGCTTCGCGGTGGCGCAGATCCTGATCGCCGGCATCAACCTGTTCGCGCTCGCGGTGATCATCGACGCGCTGCTCGGGTGGCCGTTGCCGGTGTCGATCGTGGTCGCGGCGATGGTCGTGCTCGCGTACACCACGCTCGGCGGGCTGAGTGCCGCCATCTACAACGAGGTGCTGCAGTTCTTCGTGATCGTGGCCGCGCTCGCGCCGATCACGATCCTCGGCCTGATCAAGGTCGGGGGCTGGCAGGGGCTGGTCGACAAGGTGACCGATCAGGAGCAGCTGTCCGCCTGGCCCGCCACCGAACTCACCGGCATCAACAGTCCTGTGTGGAGTGTCGTCGGCCTGGTGTTCGGTCTCGGGTTCGTGCTGTCGTTCGGGTACTGGACGACGAACTTCGCCGAGGTGCAGCGCGCGATGAGCGCGAAGTCGATGTCGGCGGCCAAGCGCACGCCGATCATCGGCGCGTACCCCAAGGCGCTCATCCCCGCGGTCATCATCATCCCCGGCATCATCGCCGCGGTGGTCGTGCCGGAGATGGCGCAGCTCAAGGCCGGCGACACGAGCAGTGGCGTGGGCTACAACAACGTGCTGCCGCTGCTGATGCGCGACCTGCTGCCCAACGGCATCCTCGGCATCGCGATCACGGGTCTGCTGGCGAGCTTCATGGCCGGTGTCGCGGCGAACGTCAGCTCGTTCAACACGGTCTTCACCTACGACCTGTGGCAGGACTACATCAAGAAGGACCGGCCGGACGAGTACTACCTGCGGATCGGGCGCCTGGCCACCGTCGGCGCGTGCGTGCTCGCGATCGGCACGGCGTTCATCGCGGCCGCGCTCGGCGGGTCCAACATCATGGACTACATCCAGGCGCTGTTCTCGTTCTTCAACGCGCCGCTGTTCGCGACGTTCATCCTCGGCATGTTCTGGAAGCGGATGACGCCCACCGCGGGCTGGGTGGGTCTGCTCGCCGGCACGTTCACGGCGATCTTCATCTACGTGATCTCGGAGCCGTCGTTCGGCATCGAGCTGCTGGAGCTGCCCGGTCAGGGCGCGAGCTTCCTCGGTGCGGGTCTCGCGTTCGTGGTGGACATCGTGGTCTCCGTGGCGGTCAGCCTCGTCACGCGGCCGAAGCCGGACAGCGAGCTGGCGGGGCTGGTCTACAGCCTGACGCCCAAGGAGGACCGGGCGCACTCCACCACCGGCGAGGACGCGGGCTGGTACCGCTCGCCCGCCCTGCTCGGCGGTGGAGTGCTCGCGCTGACGACCGTGCTCTACATCGTCTTCGGCTGA